A single region of the Aminivibrio sp. genome encodes:
- a CDS encoding efflux transporter outer membrane subunit, producing the protein MKKLAAIIVSLWLLTLLPFGACAADKVPVLKDAELEAGKWTELAKRYPMPYLAADGEVAEAPSPEILANWWNTLGDETMTQLIMSSLENNRDLISARAKFAEARAALGISKAAILPWLDNVNTLTRSKTGENASATGKQLGPIDTYRLGIDASWEIDIFGGRSQKIKASAADLQAEYGALHNAWVTLSSEVALNYASLRTLQKRLQIAENNLALQMSTLELLQSQYDSGLKDELALSQAKYTVEQTRSTIPPLRASIEETMNILAILVGEVPGSLKEMLAEKPLPKLDSVNLVGIPANSLRQRPDIYSAERRLVAQIARKKAAQKDLWPKFNLLGSIGLESLTTTRGLSTSGGESYRFGPSILWPIFHGGEIRNNIKVQTAKQEQMLAAYEQTVLNAVAEVRNALTSETQERERNQSLQRGVEAARNAREVAQDQYMNGLTDFNNVISAQSALLNLEEQYAMSEGEMFSNIVRIFKALGGGWVPLTAEDNQLRPAVKSETATPETTLSSESRAYLDQIRKDLKSKGE; encoded by the coding sequence CGGATGGCGAGGTTGCGGAAGCTCCTTCTCCAGAAATCCTCGCGAACTGGTGGAATACTCTTGGCGATGAAACAATGACTCAACTCATAATGTCCTCGCTTGAAAACAACAGGGATCTGATATCGGCAAGGGCGAAATTCGCAGAGGCCCGTGCCGCGCTGGGAATCAGCAAGGCTGCAATTCTGCCCTGGCTGGACAATGTCAATACACTGACTCGTTCAAAAACCGGAGAGAACGCATCCGCCACAGGAAAACAGCTAGGGCCTATCGATACCTATCGTCTTGGAATTGATGCGTCGTGGGAAATCGACATTTTCGGCGGGCGGTCGCAAAAAATCAAGGCGAGTGCGGCCGATCTCCAGGCGGAATATGGAGCACTCCATAACGCGTGGGTAACGCTTTCTTCCGAGGTTGCCCTGAATTATGCGTCTCTTCGTACTTTGCAGAAAAGACTGCAGATAGCCGAGAACAACCTGGCTCTGCAAATGTCGACACTGGAGCTGCTTCAGTCGCAGTATGATTCCGGGCTCAAAGACGAACTTGCGCTGAGCCAGGCAAAGTACACAGTGGAACAGACGCGCTCGACAATTCCTCCGTTGCGTGCCAGTATTGAGGAAACGATGAATATACTTGCAATCCTTGTCGGTGAAGTGCCTGGGAGTCTGAAGGAGATGTTGGCTGAAAAGCCCCTGCCGAAGCTTGATTCGGTCAATCTCGTCGGTATCCCCGCGAACTCGCTCCGTCAGCGCCCTGATATTTATTCGGCCGAACGCCGGCTGGTAGCGCAGATTGCGCGAAAGAAAGCGGCACAAAAGGATCTTTGGCCAAAATTCAACCTGTTGGGTTCAATCGGCCTTGAATCTCTTACGACAACGCGAGGGTTGTCCACCTCCGGCGGGGAAAGCTACAGGTTCGGGCCCAGCATATTGTGGCCGATATTTCATGGCGGTGAGATACGAAACAATATCAAAGTCCAGACGGCGAAACAGGAACAGATGCTGGCAGCGTATGAACAGACCGTACTGAACGCCGTTGCGGAAGTGCGCAATGCGTTGACCTCGGAAACGCAGGAACGCGAGCGCAACCAATCTCTTCAACGCGGCGTCGAGGCGGCAAGGAATGCGCGCGAAGTTGCTCAGGACCAATACATGAACGGTCTCACGGACTTCAACAATGTAATAAGTGCCCAAAGCGCTTTGCTCAACCTTGAAGAACAGTACGCAATGAGTGAGGGCGAAATGTTCTCGAACATCGTTCGTATATTCAAGGCCCTGGGCGGCGGATGGGTCCCTTTGACGGCTGAGGATAATCAGCTTCGGCCGGCTGTCAAAAGCGAGACGGCGACTCCGGAGACTACGCTTTCGAGTGAAAGCCGGGCCTATCTTGATCAGATACGAAAGGATTTGAAAAGCAAGGGGGAGTAA